Proteins encoded in a region of the Strix uralensis isolate ZFMK-TIS-50842 chromosome Z, bStrUra1, whole genome shotgun sequence genome:
- the LINGO2 gene encoding leucine-rich repeat and immunoglobulin-like domain-containing nogo receptor-interacting protein 2, producing the protein MHHTAVSCWQPFLGLAVLLVFMGPTIGCPARCECSAQNKSVSCHRRRLMSIPEGIPIETKILDLSKNRLKTVNPEEFTSYPLLEEIDLSDNIVANVEPGAFNNLFNLRSLRLKGNRLKLVPLGVFTGLSNLTKLDISENKIVILLDYMFQDLHNLKSLEVGDNDLVYISHRAFSGLLSLEQLTLERCNLTAVPTEALSHLHNLISLRLKQLNINALPAYAFKRLFRLKDLEIEAWPLLDMLPANSLYGLNLTSLSITNTNLSAVPYSAFKHLVYLTHLNLSYNPISTIEAGMLSDLVRLQEIHMVGAQLRTIESHAFQGLRFLRVLNVSQNLLETLEENVFHSSKSLEVLCINNNPLACDCRLLWILQRQPTLQFGGQPPMCAGPDSVKERSFKDFHSTALSFYFTCKKPKIQDKKLQYLVVEEGQTVQLMCNADGDPQPTISWVTPRRRLITTKSNGRATVLGDGTLEIRFAQDQDTGIYVCIASNAAGNDTYSASLTVKGFTSDRFLYANRTPMYMTDSNDTSSNGTNANTFSLDLKTILVSTAMGCFTFLGVVLFCFLLLFVWSRGKGKHKTSIDLEYVPRKNNGAVVEGEVAGPRRFNMKMI; encoded by the coding sequence ATGCATCACACAGCTGTATCATGCTGGCAGCCGTTCCTGGGTCTGGCAGTGCTGCTAGTCTTCATGGGCCCAACCATAGGCTGCCCGGCCCGCTGTGAATGCTCAGCACAGAACAAATCTGTCAGCTGTCACCGAAGGCGTCTGATGTCCATCCCAGAGGGCATTCCCATTGAGACCAAAATCTTGGACCTCAGCAAGAACCGACTGAAGACCGTCAACCCTGAGGAATTCACGTCATACCCTTTGCTGGAGGAGATTGACCTCAGTGACAATATAGTCGCCAATGTGGAGCCTGGAGCCTTTAATAATCTCTTCAACTTGCGTTCCCTGAGGCTGAAAGGAAACCGTCTGAAACTGGTCCCCCTTGGGGTGTTCACTGGGTTGTCAAACTTAACAAAGCTCGATATAAGTGAAAACAAGATTGTCATTTTGCTGGACTACATGTTTCAAGATCTGCATAACCTAAAATCCCTGGAGGTTGGGGACAATGATCTGGTTTATATATCACACAGGGCCTTTAGCGGACTGCTTAGCCTGGAGCAGCTCACCCTGGAGAGATGCAACCTCACAGCTGTACCAACAGAAGCTCTTTCTCACCTCCACAACCTCATCAGTCTGCGTCTGAAACAGCTCAACATTAACGCGTTGCCTGCGTATGCCTTTAAAAGACTGTTTCGCCTGAAAGACCTAGAGATAGAGGCCTGGCCTCTCCTGGACATGCTACCTGCCAACAGTCTCTATGGTCTCAACCTTACTTCTCTCTCCATCACCAACACCAACCTGTCTGCAGTACCTTACTCTGCTTTTAAACATCTGGTTTACCTGACACATCTAAACCTCTCTTACAACCCTATAAGCACCATTGAAGCAGGCATGCTTTCAGATTTAGTGCGCCTGCAGGAAATCCACATGGTGGGGGCCCAGCTACGTACCATTGAATCACATGCTTTCCAAGGGCTTCGATTCTTACGTGTGCTTAATGTGTCCCAAAATCTGCTAGAAACCCTAGAAGAGAATGTATTCCATTCCTCCAAAAGCCTTGAGGTTCTCTGCATTAACAACAATCCTCTGGCCTGTGACTGCCGTCTTCTTTGGATTTTACAGAGACAACCCACTTTGCAGTTTGGAGGCCAGCCACCGATGTGTGCTGGCCCAGACAGTGTCAAAGAGAGGTCATTCAAAGACTTCCACAGCACGGCTCTTTCCTTTTACTTCACCTGTAAGAAGCCCAAGATACAAGACAAGAAGTTGCAATACCTGGTAGTGGAGGAAGGGCAGACAGTGCAGCTGATGTGCAATGCTGATGGGGATCCGCAGCCGACCATATCCTGGGTTACCCCACGTAGGAGACTGATCACAACTAAATCAAACGGAAGAGCCACTGTGCTGGGAGATGGCACCCTGGAGATTCGATTTGCTCAAGACCAGGACACTGGGATCTATGTTTGTATTGCAAGTAATGCAGCTGGGAATGACACATATTCGGCCTCCCTTACGGTAAAGGGGTTTACTTCGGACCGTTTCCTTTACGCCAACAGGACCCCTATGTATATGACAGACTCCAACGACACAAGTTCCAATGGAACTAATGCGAACACCTTCTCTCTGGACCTTAAGACAATATTGGTGTCCACAGCTATGGGCTGTTTCACATTCCTTGgagtggttttattttgtttcctgcttctttttGTGTGGAGCCGAGGGAAaggcaaacacaaaaccagcattGACCTTGAATATGTCCCTCGCAAAAACAATGGTGCTGTGGTTGAAGGGGAGGTTGCTGGACCACGAAGGTTCAATATGAAAATGATTTGA